Proteins encoded in a region of the Globicephala melas chromosome 1, mGloMel1.2, whole genome shotgun sequence genome:
- the LOC132594059 gene encoding small proline-rich protein 2D-like encodes MSSQHQQCKQPCQPPPVCTPKCHDPCPPCKCPDPCPPCKCPDPCPPRKCPDPCVPQQCKQKCPPGAPVPHC; translated from the coding sequence ATGTCTTCTCAACATCAGCAGTGCAAGCAGCCCTGCCAGCCACCACCAGTGTGCACACCAAAATGCCATGACCCTTGCCCACCTTGCAAGTGTCCAGACCCTTGCCCACCTTGCAAGTGTCCAGACCCTTGCCCACCTAGAAAGTGCCCTGACCCATGCGTGCCTCAGCAGTGCAAGCAGAAATGCCCTCCTGGGGCACCTGTTCCACATTGCTAG
- the LOC132594062 gene encoding small proline-rich protein 2D-like has product MSSQHQQCKQPCQPPPVCTPKCHDPCPPCKCPDPCPPCKCPDPCPPRKCPDPCVPQQCKQKCPPGAPVPHC; this is encoded by the coding sequence ATGTCTTCTCAACATCAGCAGTGCAAGCAGCCCTGCCAGCCACCACCAGTGTGCACACCAAAATGCCATGACCCTTGCCCACCTTGCAAGTGTCCAGACCCTTGCCCACCTTGCAAGTGTCCAGACCCTTGCCCACCTAGAAAGTGCCCTGACCCATGCGTGCCTCAGCAGTGCAAGCAGAAATGCCCTCCTGGGGCGCCTGTTCCACATTGCTAG